One window of Diabrotica undecimpunctata isolate CICGRU chromosome 8, icDiaUnde3, whole genome shotgun sequence genomic DNA carries:
- the LOC140448462 gene encoding uncharacterized protein: MRECSRLLIEMRRHTEKKNLPFFDILNPMLFDTVVASARLISGYNEETKIYKAPSLAMHLGTTLKQIRDLCSHLLMKDHPDILCNDKDAKLKELKRFKLLVNSQWSFEISSLAVKDLAEKKWNKPVLLPLTKDIIKFRNHVVNCAETNFELLQQDWTNQQAFKKVVDSALSLTTLFNRWRIGDVQYVTIDSYLKNFACVDQTEYLEQLTESEKLLSNTYKRVVAGGKGSRPIIILFPKNVQAYIDLTLQIRNETNMLSKENQYLFSYPSSKSQWVRADVVIKKFANASGAENPVALTSNRLRKQIATVMQLINLSKEEYAHFAQFMGHTEKTHREYYEITQDAYQMAKMSKILVLFDKGQGLQYKGKSLEYIDIDPTKDLVEPCDNFDDDSLSEPPNDRPDNYVCEDSEVLDRDNSDNETTTKQKKHKKKDCSTSGMIKKKAKNNKIRWTEEQKKCVKSYFKGHIQNKIAPKKEECQTLIDEQPILLKNLDWVKVKTFVYNSYRNTVF, from the exons ATGAGGGAATGCTCTAGATTACTAATTGAAATGCGCCGACATACCGAgaagaaaaatttacctttttttgacatattaaacccTATGCTCTTTGATACCGTTGTAGCAAGTGCAAGACTAATCAGCGGTTACAACGAGGAAACTAAAATCTATAAAGCTCCAAGTTTGGCCATGCATTTGGGAACTACACTAAAGCAAATACGTGATTTGTGTAGTCATTTGTTAATGAAAGATCACCCCGATATTTTGTGTAACGATAAAGACGCAAAACTAAAAGAATTGAAGAGATTTAAGTTGTTAGTGAATAGTCAGTGGAGTTTTGAAATATCGTCATTAGCTGTGAAAGATCTTGCGGAAAAAAAGTGGAATAAACCAGTTTTATTACCTCTGacaaaagatataataaaatttagaaaTCACGTTGTAAACTGCGCAGAAACTAATTTTGAACTCTTACAGCAAGATTGGACTAATCAACAAGCTTTTAAGAAAGTAGTTGATTCTGCATTATCACTAACTACTCTGTTTAATAGATGGAGGATAGGAGATGTTCAGTATGTAACTATAgattcatatttaaaaaatttcgcaTGTGTTGACCAAACAGAGTACTTAGAGCAACTAACTGAATCTGAGAAGCTTTTATCAAATACATACAAGAGAGTTGTAGCTGGCGGAAAAGGTAGTAGACCCATTATTATACTCTTTCCAAAAAATGTACAAGCATATATCGACTTAACACTGCAAATTAGAAACGAAACCAACATGCTATCTAAGGAAAATCAGTATCTGTTTTCTTATCCTAGCTCTAAATCTCAGTGGGTTAGAGCAGATGtcgtcataaaaaaatttgcgaaTGCAAGTGGCGCAGAAAATCCTGTAGCACTGACGTCTAATCGCTTACGTAAACAAATAGCAACAGTAATGCAACTAATTAATTTATCGAAAGAAGAATACGCTCATTTTGCACAATTTATGGGACACACCGAAAAGACGCACAGGGAATATTACGA AATAACGCAGGACGCTTACCAAATGGCAAAGATGTCAAAAATACTTGTGTTATTTGATAAGGGTCAGGGCCTTCAATATAAGGGAAAGTCTTTAGAATATATTGATATTGATCCTACCAAGGATTTGGTCGAACCATGTGATAATTTCGATGATGACAGTCTATCTGAGCCACCAAACGATCGACCAGATAATTATGTTTGTGAAGACAGTGAAGTATTGGACAGGGACAATAGCGATAACGAGACAACAACTAAGCAGAAAAAGCATAAGAAGAAAGATTGCAGTACTTCAGGTATGATTAAAAAGAAGGCGAAGAATAACAAAATACGTTGGACAGAAGAACAGAAAAAATGTGTTAAGTCATATTTTAAAggtcatattcaaaataaaattgcaccaaaaaaagaagaatgtcAAACATTAATTGATGAACAACCCATCCTATTAAAAAATTTAGATTGGgttaaagtaaaaacttttgtttataaTAGCTATAGAAATACAGTGTTTTAG
- the LOC140448919 gene encoding uncharacterized protein yields the protein MSELPGLKSKSNNDVMAKVPRTRGRILLELANELQENKEDTNTIIISQHQEPEPEYSADRKNNVLEWVKSNKFNVYENDDPQNSHSDSDNSTDEYNQSHISRSYVSDSVDLDSDVSSNILIIQESIVVNRRNTLALDEYVSEH from the exons ATGTCAGAACTGCCTGGATTAAAAAG TAAATCAAACAATGATGTTATGGCCAAGGTACCTCGAACAAGAGGGAGGATTTTATTGGAACTTGCTAACGAGTTACAGGAAAATAAAGAAG ATACGAATACCATTATTATAAGTCAACATCAAGAGCCCGAGCCGGAATATTCTGCTGATAGAAAAAATAATGTGCTG GAGTGGGTGAAGTCAAATAAATTTAACGTCTACGAAAATGATGATCCCCAAAACAGTCATTCTGATTCCGATAACAGCACTGACGAATATAATCAATCTCACATATCCAGGTCTTATGTTTCCGATTCCGTTGATTTAGATTCTGATGTTAGCTCAAATATTTTGATAATTCAGGAATCAATAGTCGTTAATAGGAGAAATACTCTTGCACTAGATGAATATGTAAGTGAgcattaa